From the genome of Natrinema marinum:
AGAGAAGGGGATCGTTCAGTTTCTCGCTCGTCCAATGAGTTTCGCCAGTTTCGGCATCCAGTGCGTAGAGCTTGCCCAACCGACTTGCGAAGTAGACGGTGTCGTCCCAGACAGCGGGGACATTTTTGATGTCCGAGTCGGTCGCCCGTGACCAGATGCGGCTTCCATCGTTGCGATCGAGACAGTAGAGATAGCCGTTCGTCGAGCCGAAGTAGAGACGGTCGCCGACGAGTGTTGCCGATCGATAGATGGATTCGTTCGACGAATGAGAGACACTACTGTCGTCGGCTTCGAACGTCCATACTTCGTTACCAGTAGCTGCCTCAATCGCGTAGAAGTTGTTGGCAAAATCACCAACGTAGAGCGTTCCCTCGTCAAAGACGGGTCTGGCTGTGACACGGTCCTGAGCCGGAAACGTCCAGCGTTCCGTTCCGTCAGTCGCGACTACGGCGTAGAGTCGGGTATCTGAACTGCCGATATATACTGTTCCGTTCGAAATCGTTGGGGAACTAAGGTGTCATCCGTTGGAAACCGCCATTCTTCGGTCCCGCCGATAGAAACTGCATAGAGATTAGTGTCCCAGCTTCCGAAATAGACTGTTTCGTCAACGACAACAGGATCCGACACGACCCAGTCACCGGTGTTGAACCGCCACTGAAGGGTACCGTCTGGTGCATTGAGTGCCCGGAGATACCCATCTGCACTTCCGATGTATAATTTACCAGCATCCAGTGCTGGCGAAGACGGGACTATGCCGTCCGTACGGTATCGCCATCGAAACCGCTCAGCGTTCGGATTGAATTCGAACGATTCGTCGTCGTTCATACACCCGCTGGTGACGACAGAAGCAAAGCACGTTGAGACCAACTTACGGCGCGACAAAGTCATGATCTTATGGGATCTTCCCCAATACTCTATCCTGCCCCCATAAGGAATTGTGGGATCGCTGAATCGTTACTCTGGCTGCGCTACGATCCCGAGATGATCCGCGTGATAGCTCTCGAGCCGCCCCCCTTCCAAAATCTCGTACCCCTCTTCTAACTCCTCCCGAACGTCCTCGAACACCGCGTCCGGATCTCGAGTCACGTCTTCACTCCGCGCTTTCACGGCCAACAGCAATCGCCCATCCTCGGCCAAAAAGCGCCGGTTCTCGAGCGCCACCCGTGCCTGCCCGCGCGTCGCCACGTCCTGGACGATCACGTCCACGTCCGACTCCACGACGTGGGCGTAGCTCTCGGGCTTCCGGGCGTCTTTCAGCAGCGGAAAGAGTCGGTCGCGGCTCTCGGCGGCCTCGAGCAGATCGCGCGCCGGCCGCGCGGCGAACTCGACGGCGTAGGTCGGCCCGGCGAAATCGGCCACGTGGCTCACCGTCGTTCCGCTGGCGGCCCCCAGATAGAGAACGGTCTCGTCCCCTTCGAGGGCGGTCTCCATTCCCAACTCGAGCATCGCGCCCAGCTTCGATCGGTTGGGGTTCCACGCGCGCCACTCCCCGTCGGTGGGTTCGCCGTAGACGGGCTCTCCTCGAGTCGCGAGCCGTTCGATGCCGTCGAACTCGCGGCGCTCGACGCCCGCCGGGAGGTCACTCATCGTCGGCACCCCCGTCGGTCGCTGTATCGTCTCCGCCGTTGCCATCCGCGTTCCGGGCCTGAATCGTCTCGATCCGCTCGGCGAGTTCGGCCTCGAGTTCGGGCTTTAGCTCGCCCGAATAATGGTCCACGCGCGCGGCGATGGCGAGCTTCCCGGCCACCGCTCGCGCCGCGGAGCCCCGGTTTTCGGGGTGGGTCCCCCGCACCGCGTCGTGCGTGTAGATGATCCCGTGTTTCGGCGACGGCGCGTGCCCTCGCAGGTGGGCGAACAGGGCGTCTTCCGCGCCCAGCACCTGAATCGTCCCGCTGGGTTTCTTCGCCAGTTCCTCGAGGCCGCCGG
Proteins encoded in this window:
- a CDS encoding PQQ-binding-like beta-propeller repeat protein; this encodes MSNGTVYIGSSDTRLYAVVATDGTERWTFPAQDRVTARPVFDEGTLYVGDFANNFYAIEAATGNEVWTFEADDSSVSHSSNESIYRSATLVGDRLYFGSTNGYLYCLDRNDGSRIWSRATDSDIKNVPAVWDDTVYFASRLGKLYALDAETGETHWTSEKLNDPLLCDPTLVDGTVYIGDRYGVLHALDAESGEQLWEFHTDDAILSKPVVTDDSIYFGSNDGYIYAIERTI
- a CDS encoding PQQ-binding-like beta-propeller repeat protein, with the protein product MNDDESFEFNPNAERFRWRYRTDGIVPSSPALDAGKLYIGSADGYLRALNAPDGTLQWRFNTGDWVVSDPVVVDETVYFGSWDTNLYAVSIGGTEEWRFPTDDTLVPQRFRTEQYISAVQIPDSTP
- a CDS encoding fibrillarin-like rRNA/tRNA 2'-O-methyltransferase; its protein translation is MSDLPAGVERREFDGIERLATRGEPVYGEPTDGEWRAWNPNRSKLGAMLELGMETALEGDETVLYLGAASGTTVSHVADFAGPTYAVEFAARPARDLLEAAESRDRLFPLLKDARKPESYAHVVESDVDVIVQDVATRGQARVALENRRFLAEDGRLLLAVKARSEDVTRDPDAVFEDVREELEEGYEILEGGRLESYHADHLGIVAQPE